Within the Thermus tengchongensis genome, the region TCCCGTCATCGAGGGCCTCAAGACCGAGAAGGAGAAGTTCGCCGGGGCGGTCTACACCACCACCATCGAGGCCATGATGCGAGACGGCAAGGCCCTCCAGTCGGGCACCAGCCACTACCTGGGGGAGAACTTCGCCCGGGCCTTTGACATCAAGTTCCAGGACAAGGACCTGCAGGTGAAGTACGTGCACACCACCAGCTGGGGCCTTTCCTGGCGGTTCATCGGGGCCATCATCATGACCCATGGGGACGACCAGGGCCTCATCCTCCCCCCGCGCCTGGCCCCCATCCAGGTGGTGGTGGTGCCCATCTACCGGGAGGAAAGCCGGGAGCAGGTGCTGGAGGCGGCCTTTGACCTCAAGAAGCGCCTTCTCCAGGCGGGCCTCCGCGTCCACCTGGACGACCGGGACCAGTACACCCCGGGCTACAAGTTCCACGAGTGGGAGCTCAAGGGGGTGCCCTTCCGCATTGAGCTTGGCCCCAAGGACCTCGAGGCGGGCGAGGCCGTGCTGGCTAGCCGCCTGGGGGGCAAAGAACGCCTCTCCCTGGAGGTTCTTCCCGCCCTCCTGCCGGAGAAGCTGGATGCTTTCCACCAGGCCCTCTACCAAAGGGCCCTGGATTTCCAAAAGGCCCACACCCGTAAGGTGGACACCTACGGGGAATTCAAGGAGGCGGTGCAGGGGGGCTTTGCCCTGGCCTTCCACTGCGGGGACAAGGCCTGCGAAAAGGCTATCCAGGAGGAAACCACCGCCACCACCCGCTGCGTGCCCTTTGAGGCCGAGCGGGAGGAGGGTCTTTGCGTGCGTTGCGGCCGGCCTTCCGCCTACGGCAAGCGGGTGGTCTTCGCCAAGGCCTACTGAGCGATGCGGGTTGTAGGGCGCAGGGTCCGCTGGCGCTGGTACGGGGAGGTGGTCCTCGAGGGGGGCCTTGCCTTACGCATGACGGGGGACGCCGCCAAATGGCTCCGCCCCGGGGACCAGGTCCGCCTTGCCACCGAGTTCAAGAAGCCCCTCCTGGGCTTCGACGAGTATACCCTCCAAGGCAGTTTCCCCATCTGGCCCCTTTTTTCCCGCGAAGTGGCCCACGTCCGGGAAGGCCCCTTGGGGGGCGAGGCCTACCGCTACCGCCTCCGGGCGCGGGAGGCCATGTACGAGGCTGACTTTGAGGCCATCGCTGAGCTGGAGCAGTACCACTACGCCTCCGAAAAAGAAGTGGTGGCCCTTTGGTCCTGCCCCCGCTGTGGCCGTACCCTTCAGGCCAACAGCAAGCCCCTCTGCCCCTGTGGGGGCGAGGCCCGCTTGAAGGAGATCAAGGGCTCCACCCCGGCAAGCCGCTTTCTGCTCCTGGAGCTTGTGGAGCGCTTGCCCTTTGAGCCCAGGATCGTGGGCTACCTGCGCTTGGATCCGCCCATTCCTCGCATGCACCGCAGGACCCCCAAGGGTTTGGAGCGGGATATCCGGGAGCGGATCTTCCCCCCGGACTGGTTCCACCCCACCTACGAGGGTGGACCGGACTGGGAGAGCGCCCTGGACCGCGTGCACACCGCAGCGGCCCGCATCGCCCGGGTGGTGGTTCACCCGGATTACCGCTCTGAGGGGTTCGGGTCCCTTTTGGTGCGCTTGGCCCTGGAGTGGGTGCGGGAGCGGGCCGCTCCGGAAGGGCGCCGGGAGAAGCACCTGGTCTACACCATCGCCCAGATGGCCCGCTACCACCCCTTCTTTGAGAAGGTGGGCTTCCGCTACCTCTTTGATACCGCCTCCGGCCGGCCGGTGCTCTTTTACCCCCTCACCGGGGAGGCCGAGGACTACCTGGAGCGTTTTCTGCGGGAAGATCCCTATGCCCGGGCCCACGGGGGCAGGCTATTCTTTTCCCGCTTCACGCCCCTCCAGGGGCTTCCTGGGCCCATCCGCCTTCTCTGGGTGCACAAGGCCTACCGGAGCCACCTGGACCTCTCGGACCTTTCCCCTGATGTGCAGGAGGCCCTGTCGGCCTTTGGGGTGAGGGCGCGCATCCTGGAGCGGGCGGTCCTCCGGGGAGCGGACCTGGAGATACCCCCAAAGAGCGTGGTGGTTTTGGCGGGGGCCAGCGGGGCGGGGAAGACCACGCTTCTGCGCCTCCTTTTGGGGGAGCCCCCCGACGCCGGCGAGGTGGTGGTGCCGCCGGGGAGGCGGGTGGGCTACATCCCGGGGGAGCGGGAGGTGGAGCTGGGGGAGGAACCCATCCTGGAAAGGCTGTACCAGAAGCTGAAAGACGTGGGTGCAGCCATAGAGGTGCTGAACCGCATGGGTCTTTCCGATGCCGTCTTGTACCGCGCCCGCCCCCGGGAGCTTTCCACCGGGCAGAGGGAGCGCTACCGCCTGGCCCTCCTTTTGGCGGAGAGGCCGGACCTCCTTCTCCTGGACGAGTTTGCCGCTCACCTGGACGTGCCCACCGCTCGGCGGGTGGCCCTGGGCTTGGGGAAGCTGGTGCGGGGCGTGGGCATCACCCTGGTGGCCGCCACCCATCGTCCGGAGGTCATCGCCGCCTTGGACCCGGACCTCCTGGTCTACGTGGGCTACGGCGGACTCATGGCCATACCTCGGAGAGGTCTACGAACATGACCCGTCCTGGCCTTCGGGGCACGTAAAAAGGCTTTTCGTAGCGGAGGGCGTTTTCTAAAACCCAAGCAAAAAGTGGTTCATCCCCGGCGTAGGCCTTGAGGAAAGCTTCTTCCGCCAGGTGCTTGTCCTGGTGAGGGAGAAGCTCTTCCACACGAAAAGGGCCCTCCACCCCCACCACGTCTGCCTGGCCGATGAGGTAGCCCCCGCTGACGATGCCCAAGGGGCCTCGGTGGCGGGTCTTGCGTTTGCGGATCTCCCAGGTCTTCTTGCCCTCCACGATGAGGCTGGCGTACGGCTCACGGACGATAAGCCCCAGCTTTGGCCTTTCCACACCCCCATTGTAGAGTGGAGGGCGTGGGTTGCCCTAAGGAAGGGCAAAAGGCAAAGAAACGGCGGGCTTTGGCCATCCTAGAGGCCCTAAAGGCGGCGTATCCAGGGGCCAAAACGGAGCTCAAGCACAATAGCCCCTTCCAGCTCCTGGTGGCCACGGTCCTCTCCGCCCAGGCCACGGACAAGAGCGTGAACGAGGCCACCCCCGCCCTCTTTGCCCGCTTCCCCGACGCCAAGACCTTGGCGGAGGCCCATCCGGAGGAGGTGGAGCCTTACATCAGGCGCATCGGGCTCTACCGAACCAAGGCCAGGAACCTGGTGGCTCTGGCAAAGCGGCTCGTGGCGGCGCACGGAGGGGAGGTGCCCCAGGATAAGCAGGCCCTCATGGCCCTTCCTGGGGTGGGTTGGAAGACGGCCACCGTGGTGCTGGGGGCGGCCTTCGGGGTACCGGGCATCGCCGTGGACACCCACGTGGCCCGCCTGGCCCAAAGGCTTTGCCTCTCCGAGGCCAGGAGCCCGGAAAAGATCGGGGCCGATCTAGAGCGCCTTTTCCCCAAGGAGGACTGGGTCTTCGCCCACCATGCCCTGGTCCTCCACGGGCGGTACGTCTGCACCGCTAGGAAGCCCCGGTGCCCCGCTTGCCCGTTGGCCCCCCACTGCCCGAGCCGCAGGGAGGGTTAGGCGTCCCGCTAGGGTCTATGCCGCAGGGGGGGTGCGCACGGCGTGGGCTTCTCTCCTTGCCTGCTGGTTGGGTGGGCCCTGGCGCGGAGTATCCATCTGGAAAGGATTGCCCATGACAAGACTCCTTGCCTCCCCCGCTTACCGCCTGGTCCTGGCCAGCTTCCTCTGGTCTTTCGGAGGGAACCTGGTCTACTTCTTCCTGAACTTCCACCTCGAGGCCCTGGGCTTTGGCCGCCAGGCCATCGGCCTGGCCCAGGCCCTTCTCCTTTTCACCGGGGTGGTCTTCGCCCTGCCCCTGGCCTACCTCATCCCTAGGCTGGGCTACCTGAGAAGCCTCCACCTGGCCTTCCTGTTGGCGGTGGGAAGCGGCCTTCTCCTGGGCCTTGGCCTCTTGGTCTTCCCCTCCCTGGCGGGCTACGGCCTGGCGGGCGCCCTCCTGCAGGGGGCGGCGGCCCCCCTCATGGCCCGGCTGGTGCCCCCGGGGAGGCGGGTGGCGCTTTTCAGCCTGCAGGCGGCCCTCACCACGGCCAGCGGCTTCTTTTCCACCCTCCTGGCGGGATTCCTCTCCGAGTGGGTGGGGGCCCGGTGGGTGCTCCTTTTCGCCCTTCCCTTTTTCCTCATGGCGGTTCCCCTGGTTTTGGGCCTGCCTGAGGGGGAAGGGCAGGCACCCCGGTTTCGGGGCCGCTTCGGGGTGTGGCTTAGACTCCTCCTGCCCCAAGTGGTCATCGGCCTTGGGGCAGGGCTCGTCATCCCCTTCTTGAACCTCTTCCTCAAGGAGAAGTTCGGCCTCACCTATGGGGCCACGGGGTTCGTCTTTGCCCTCTCCTCCTTGGCCACAGGGCTGGCCATGCTCCTCCAGCCCCTTTTGGTGCGGCGGGTGGGGAAGCTCGGGGCCATCGTCCTGGTGCAGGCCCTCTCCTTGCCCTTCCTGGCCCTGTTGGCCTGGGCTCCTTGGCTTCCCGTGGTCACCCTGGCCCTCCTGGTGCGGGGGGCCCTCATGAACGCCGCCGGGCCGGTCTACGCCGCCTTGGTCATGGACTACCTGGAGGATGGGGAGCGGCCCGGCTTTTTCCTGGTGGAATCGGGGATCTGGAGCCTCCTCTTCGCCCTGGGAAGCGCCCTTTCCGGGGTGGCCCAGGAGGCCTTGGGCCTGGCCGCCTTCCACTACCTCTTTGCCGCCACCCTCACCCTCTACGCCCTAGGCATCGCCCTCTGGCCCTGGGCCTTTGGCCGCCTGCGGGCGGCCTACGGGGAGGGGGAGGGCTCTTCCTGAGGCGCCTTCCCTTGGCCTAGACTGGCCTCATGCGCACGAGCCTCACGGTGGAAGAAGCCTTGGAGCTGGTCCTGGCCGAGGCCAGGGGGGAGCCCGGCGTGGAGGTACTCCCCCTGAAGGAGGCTTTGGGACGGGTGCTGGCGGAAGACCTCGCCGCCTTGGTGGACCACCCCGACCAGGACGACACCGCCATTGACGGCTACGCCTGCCGCCAGGAGGACACCCTGGGGGCTTCCCGAGAAAGCCCGGTGCGCCTTAAGGTGATTGGCGAATCTCCCGCGGGAAAGCCCTTCGGGGGCCGGGTGGGGCCGAAGGAGGCGGTGGCGGTCTATACCGGGGCCCCCATTCCCGAAGGGGCGGATGCGGTGATCCGGGTGGAGGACACGCGGCGGGAAGGGGACGAGGTCCTTCTCTTCGCCCCTGCGAGTCCCAAGGACATAAGGCCTAAGGGGGACGACCTGAGGCGGGGTGAGGTGTACCTGAAGCGGGGGGACCTCCTCAGTCCCAGCAGGCTGGGCCTGGCCGCGGCCATGGGCCACCCCCGGGTGAAGGTCTTCCGCCGCCCCCGGGTGGGGATCCTCGCCACCGGGGATGAGGTGGTGGAGCCGGGGGAACCCCTGCCCTATGGGGGGGTCTACAACTCCAACGCCTATAGCCTCCTGGGGCTGGTGTGGGAGGCCGGGGGGGAGCCTGTCCTCCTGGGCAAGGTGGAGGACGAGCCGGAAAAGGTGCTTGCCCGCCTCGAGGGGGCGGGACGGCTGGACCTCCTCCTCACCTCCGGGGGCGTGTCCATGGGGGAGTACGACGTGGTGCGGAAGGTGCTGGAGGAGAGGGGAGAGGTCCTCTTCTGGAAGGTGAAGCAGCAGCCCGGGGGGCCTCTCCTCCTCGCCCGTCTGGGGGAGCTACCCGTTTTGGGCCTGCCGGGGAACCCGGTTTCCAGCATGGTGACCTTTTTCCTCTACGGGAGACCCTTCCTTTTCCGGCTTCTCCAGCGCACCGAGCCCCCCTACCGCGCCCTCAAGGCCAGGGCCCTCACCCCCTTTCGCGGAGCGCCGGGCAAGAAGGTCTTCCGCCGGGGGGTGCTGTCCTTTGAGGGGGAGCTGGTGGTGCGCACCACCGGGAACCAAAGCAGCGGGGTTTTGCGCTCCATGGCCCAGGGCAACGCTTTGGTGGTGATCCCTCCGGACCAGAACGTGCAGGAGGGCCAGGAGGTGGAGGTCATCCCCTTGACATTCGTGCTCTAAGTACCCCGTCGTGGCGCGAGCCACGACGGGGGCCCCAAAGAGGCGATAAGCACGCTGCTTCGGCTTTAGCCGATGGGGTAACCTTTGCGTGCGGGTGCTTGGTTCGCTAAGATTGAAAGGTTTACGGGCCCTACCCCTCCTCCTCGGGCGCGGGTGGGGCCCGGGAAGCGAGCGAGAATGGAGTTCAAAGACTTTCCCCTGAAGGACGAGATCAAGGAAGCCCTGTTGCGTCGGGGCATCACCGCCCCCACCCCCATCCAGGCGGCGGCTTTGCCCCTGGCCCTGGAGGGCAAGGACCTCATCGGCCAGGCCCGCACGGGCACCGGCAAGACCCTGGCCTTCGCCCTGCCCATCGCGCAAGGCCTCGAGGCCTCCTCCGAGCGGGGTCGTGCCCCCAGGGCTCTGGTCCTCACCCCCACCCGGGAGCTGGCCCTCCAGGTCTCCGGGGAGCTGCAGGCGGTGGCCCCCCACCTAAAGGTGGTCACCGTGTACGGGGGTACCGGCTACGGCAAGCAGAAGGAGGACCTCCTCCGGGGGGCGGACGTGGTGGTGGCCACCCCGGGCCGGGCCCTGGACTACCTAAGGCAGGGGGTGTTGAACCTTTCCCAGGTGAAGATCGCCGTCTTGGACGAGGCGGACGAGATGCTTTCCATGGGCTTTGAGGAGGAGGTGGAGGCCCTCCTCTCCGCCACCCCCCCTGAGCGCCAGACCCTCCTCTTCTCCGCCACCCTGCCTTCCTGGGCCAGGAGGCTCGCCGAGCGCTACATGCGCTCCCCCGTGGTCATCAACGTGGTGCGGGAGGAGGGGGTCACCTACCAGGAGGAGGCGGTGCCCGCCCCCGGGGACCGGCTGGCCCTTCTTTCCGATCTCCTCTACGTGAAGGCCCCCAAGCGGGCCATCGTCTTCACCCGCACCAAGGCGGAAACCGAGGAGGTGGCCACGGGCCTCCTGCGCCTGGGCCATCCGGCCCGGGCCATCCACGGGGACCTTTCCCAGACGGACCGGGAGCGGGTCATGCGGGCCTTCCGCGAGGGGGAGGTGCGGATCTTGGTGGCCACGGACGTGGCCGCCCGCGGCCTGGACATCCCCGAGGTGGACCTGGTGGTGCACCACCGCCTCCCCGACAAGCCGGAAACCTACCAGCACCGCTCCGGGCGCACGGGCCGCGCGGGGAGGGGGGGTGAGGTGGTCATCCTCTACGGGCCCCGGGAGAGGAGGGAGCTTTCCGAGCTGGAACGGGCGGTGGGCCGCACCTTCAAGCGGGTGAACCCCCCTACGCCGGAAGAGGTCCTGGAGG harbors:
- the proS gene encoding proline--tRNA ligase, encoding MAKEKGLTPQSQDFSEWYLEVIQRAELADYGPVRGTIVVRPYGYALWENIQGVLDRMFKETGHQNAYFPLFIPMSFLKREAEHVEGFSPELAVVTHAGGEELEEPLAVRPTSETVIGYMWSRWIKSYRDLPQLLNQWGNVVRWEMRTRPFLRTSEFLWQEGHTAHATREEAEEEVRRMLGIYAKLAREYAALPVIEGLKTEKEKFAGAVYTTTIEAMMRDGKALQSGTSHYLGENFARAFDIKFQDKDLQVKYVHTTSWGLSWRFIGAIIMTHGDDQGLILPPRLAPIQVVVVPIYREESREQVLEAAFDLKKRLLQAGLRVHLDDRDQYTPGYKFHEWELKGVPFRIELGPKDLEAGEAVLASRLGGKERLSLEVLPALLPEKLDAFHQALYQRALDFQKAHTRKVDTYGEFKEAVQGGFALAFHCGDKACEKAIQEETTATTRCVPFEAEREEGLCVRCGRPSAYGKRVVFAKAY
- a CDS encoding GNAT family N-acetyltransferase, whose protein sequence is MRVVGRRVRWRWYGEVVLEGGLALRMTGDAAKWLRPGDQVRLATEFKKPLLGFDEYTLQGSFPIWPLFSREVAHVREGPLGGEAYRYRLRAREAMYEADFEAIAELEQYHYASEKEVVALWSCPRCGRTLQANSKPLCPCGGEARLKEIKGSTPASRFLLLELVERLPFEPRIVGYLRLDPPIPRMHRRTPKGLERDIRERIFPPDWFHPTYEGGPDWESALDRVHTAAARIARVVVHPDYRSEGFGSLLVRLALEWVRERAAPEGRREKHLVYTIAQMARYHPFFEKVGFRYLFDTASGRPVLFYPLTGEAEDYLERFLREDPYARAHGGRLFFSRFTPLQGLPGPIRLLWVHKAYRSHLDLSDLSPDVQEALSAFGVRARILERAVLRGADLEIPPKSVVVLAGASGAGKTTLLRLLLGEPPDAGEVVVPPGRRVGYIPGEREVELGEEPILERLYQKLKDVGAAIEVLNRMGLSDAVLYRARPRELSTGQRERYRLALLLAERPDLLLLDEFAAHLDVPTARRVALGLGKLVRGVGITLVAATHRPEVIAALDPDLLVYVGYGGLMAIPRRGLRT
- a CDS encoding ASCH domain-containing protein; translation: MERPKLGLIVREPYASLIVEGKKTWEIRKRKTRHRGPLGIVSGGYLIGQADVVGVEGPFRVEELLPHQDKHLAEEAFLKAYAGDEPLFAWVLENALRYEKPFYVPRRPGRVMFVDLSEVWP
- the nth gene encoding endonuclease III, giving the protein MEGVGCPKEGQKAKKRRALAILEALKAAYPGAKTELKHNSPFQLLVATVLSAQATDKSVNEATPALFARFPDAKTLAEAHPEEVEPYIRRIGLYRTKARNLVALAKRLVAAHGGEVPQDKQALMALPGVGWKTATVVLGAAFGVPGIAVDTHVARLAQRLCLSEARSPEKIGADLERLFPKEDWVFAHHALVLHGRYVCTARKPRCPACPLAPHCPSRREG
- a CDS encoding MFS transporter, which translates into the protein MTRLLASPAYRLVLASFLWSFGGNLVYFFLNFHLEALGFGRQAIGLAQALLLFTGVVFALPLAYLIPRLGYLRSLHLAFLLAVGSGLLLGLGLLVFPSLAGYGLAGALLQGAAAPLMARLVPPGRRVALFSLQAALTTASGFFSTLLAGFLSEWVGARWVLLFALPFFLMAVPLVLGLPEGEGQAPRFRGRFGVWLRLLLPQVVIGLGAGLVIPFLNLFLKEKFGLTYGATGFVFALSSLATGLAMLLQPLLVRRVGKLGAIVLVQALSLPFLALLAWAPWLPVVTLALLVRGALMNAAGPVYAALVMDYLEDGERPGFFLVESGIWSLLFALGSALSGVAQEALGLAAFHYLFAATLTLYALGIALWPWAFGRLRAAYGEGEGSS
- a CDS encoding molybdopterin molybdotransferase MoeA, producing the protein MRTSLTVEEALELVLAEARGEPGVEVLPLKEALGRVLAEDLAALVDHPDQDDTAIDGYACRQEDTLGASRESPVRLKVIGESPAGKPFGGRVGPKEAVAVYTGAPIPEGADAVIRVEDTRREGDEVLLFAPASPKDIRPKGDDLRRGEVYLKRGDLLSPSRLGLAAAMGHPRVKVFRRPRVGILATGDEVVEPGEPLPYGGVYNSNAYSLLGLVWEAGGEPVLLGKVEDEPEKVLARLEGAGRLDLLLTSGGVSMGEYDVVRKVLEERGEVLFWKVKQQPGGPLLLARLGELPVLGLPGNPVSSMVTFFLYGRPFLFRLLQRTEPPYRALKARALTPFRGAPGKKVFRRGVLSFEGELVVRTTGNQSSGVLRSMAQGNALVVIPPDQNVQEGQEVEVIPLTFVL
- a CDS encoding DEAD/DEAH box helicase, with amino-acid sequence MEFKDFPLKDEIKEALLRRGITAPTPIQAAALPLALEGKDLIGQARTGTGKTLAFALPIAQGLEASSERGRAPRALVLTPTRELALQVSGELQAVAPHLKVVTVYGGTGYGKQKEDLLRGADVVVATPGRALDYLRQGVLNLSQVKIAVLDEADEMLSMGFEEEVEALLSATPPERQTLLFSATLPSWARRLAERYMRSPVVINVVREEGVTYQEEAVPAPGDRLALLSDLLYVKAPKRAIVFTRTKAETEEVATGLLRLGHPARAIHGDLSQTDRERVMRAFREGEVRILVATDVAARGLDIPEVDLVVHHRLPDKPETYQHRSGRTGRAGRGGEVVILYGPRERRELSELERAVGRTFKRVNPPTPEEVLEAKWHHLLARLARVPERDYKLYLDFAGKLFAEGRVEVVAALMALLLGGAPKEKSLLTGEEGWLTFKATGPRLTLPRLVALLKERGLEVGKIAQGEEALYVDLRPQDLPRLAEVQGVKLERAKRVEALPEAPARGRRPVRS